In Lytechinus variegatus isolate NC3 chromosome 18, Lvar_3.0, whole genome shotgun sequence, a single genomic region encodes these proteins:
- the LOC121431845 gene encoding dual 3',5'-cyclic-AMP and -GMP phosphodiesterase 11-like, producing MALSPGEREKPGSLPGSPVEQQQPSRADKGDRETQLKRAEYERMESWLDAHSAFAHDYFARKATRSMIDGWYIHRAVSQSTKPPVAESPHSPNSSSGSNTPVRKVSASEFEVHGTGGSLGRMVQTVDGSPSFLGTPSYLLNQGKSSPTRSRKSLNELKALDDRAVLIELVKDIANELELSMLCHKILQNVLILTKADRGSLFLVRGKGTEKCCLATKLFDVTIQSTVEQTREEIRVPWRKGIVGYVAETGETVNIANAYEVCPKIPAQLKKKILKIN from the coding sequence ATGGCCTTGTCGCCAGGTGAGCGGGAGAAGCCGGGGAGTTTGCCCGGATCTCCGGTGGAGCAGCAGCAGCCGTCGAGGGCTGACAAGGGGGACCGGGAGACCCAGCTGAAAAGAGCCGAATATGAGAGAATGGAGAGTTGGCTTGACGCTCACTCGGCCTTTGCCCATGACTATTTCGCCAGGAAGGCAACCAGGTCCATGATCGACGGATGGTATATCCACCGTGCTGTATCGCAAAGCACCAAACCTCCGGTTGCTGAATCGCCACACTCGCCCAATAGCTCCTCTGGGAGTAATACCCCGGTGCGTAAGGTCTCTGCTTCCGAGTTCGAGGTCCATGGGACAGGTGGGTCACTTGGACGAATGGTCCAGACCGTGGATGGTTCCCCAAGCTTTCTAGGAACCCCTAGTTACCTGCTGAACCAAGGGAAATCGTCGCCCACCCGGAGCAGGAAATCATTAAACGAACTCAAGGCTCTGGACGATAGGGCAGTGCTTATCGAACTCGTCAAGGATATTGCTAATGAGCTCGAACTGAGCATGCTCTGTCACAAAATCTTGCAGAACGTGTTGATACTGACTAAGGCCGATCGGGGGTCGCTCTTCTTGGTGCGTGGGAAGGGAACGGAGAAGTGTTGCCTAGCAACCAAGCTGTTTGATGTGACCATTCAGTCCACTGTGGAGCAGACACGGGAGGAGATACGAGTTCCTTGGAGGAAAGGAATTGTGGGATATGTAGCTGAGACAGGAGAGACGGTCAATATTGCCAATGCATATGAGGTATGTCCGAAAATTCCtgctcaattaaaaaaaaagatattgaaaatcaaCTAA